The DNA segment AATGAAACCATTCTGAAAATGTGGTATGGTATTTATTAAAGGATAGAAAAGGGAAATAACTTGTTTGACACACAGCTGGGGAACAACGGACGATAAACTAGTTTCATGTGAACTTAAAATGAAACTTCATTTATATATTATTTCAAGTAACTATTGCACACTACATGCATTATAGCTGATTTACATTGAGGTCCTTCTCTTAGGTTTTTAAAGgcatgtacatacagttgaagtcggaagtttacatacacttaggttggagtcattaaaactcttttttcaaccactccataaatttcttgttaacaaactatagttttggcaagtcggttaggacatctactttgtgcatgacaagtcatttttcaaaaaattgttaacataattccagtgggtcagaagtttacatacactaagttgactgtgcctttaaacagcttggaaaattccagaaaatgatgtcatggctttagaagctcctgttaggctaattgacataatttgagtcaaggcctaccttcaaactcagtgcctctttgcttgaaatcattggaaaatcaaaagaaatcagccaagacctcagaaaacaattgtagacctccacaagcctggttaatccttgggagcaatttccaaacgcctgaaggtaccacgttcatctgtacaaacaatagtacgcaagtataaacaccatgggaccatgcagccgtcataccgctcaggaaggagacgcgttctagagatgaacctactttggtgcgaaaagtgcaaatcaatcccagaacaacagcaaaggaccttggcaagatgctggaggaaacaggtacaaaatgatctatatccacagtaaaacaagtcctatatcgacataacttgtaAGCccactcagcaaagaagaagccactgctccaaaaccgccataaaatagccagactactgtttgcaactgcacatggggacaaagatcgtactttttggagaaatgtcctctggtctgatgaaacaaaaatggaactctttggccataatgaccatcgttatgtttggagggaaaagggggaggcttgcaagccgaagaacaccatcccaaatgtgaagcacgggggtggcagcgtcatgttgtgggggtgctttgctgcaggagggactggtgcacttcacaaaatagatggtatcatgaggaaggaaaattatgtggatatattgaagcaacatctcaagcaaggaagttaaagcctggttgcaaatgggtcttccaaatggacaatgaccccaagcatacttccaaagttgtggcaaaatggcttaacgacaacaaagtcaaggtattggagtggccatcacaaagccctgacctcaatcctatagaaaatgtgtgggcagaactgaaaaagcgtgtatgagcaaggaggcctacaaacctgactcaattacaccagctctgtcaggaggaatgggccaaaattcacccgacttattgtgggaagcttgtggaagtctacctgaaacgtttgacccaagttaaacaatttaaaggcaatgctaccaaatactaattgagtgcatgtaaacttctgacccactgggaatgtgttgaaagaaataaaagctcaaataaatcattctctctactattattctgacatttcacattcttaaaataaagtggtgatcctaactgacctaagacagggaatctttactaggattaaatgtcaggaattgtgaaaaattgagtttaaatgtatttggctaaggtgtatgtgaacttccgacttcaactctatgtacactaccgttcaaaagtttgggggtcacttaaaaatgtctgttttttaaagaaaagctacttttttgtccattaaaataacatacattttatcagaaatacagtgtagacattgttaatgttgtaaatgactattgtagctggaaacggctgattctttgtggaatatctatataggcgtacagaggcccattatcagcaaccatcactcctgtgttccaatggcacgttgtgttagccttttaaaatgaaaaacttggattagctaactgatcattagaaaacccttttgcaattatgttagcacagctgaaaactgttgtgctaataaaagaagcaataaaaccggCCTTCTttcgactagttgagtatctggagcatcagcgggttcgattacaggctcaaaatggccagaaacaaagtacttttttctgaaactcatcagtctattcttgttctgagaaaagaaggctgttccatgtgagaaattgccaagaaatggaagatctcgttcaacgctgtgtactactcccttcacagaacagcgcaaacttgctctaaccagaatagaaagaggagtgggaggccccggttcacaactgagcaagaggacaagtacattagagtgtctagtttgagaaacagatgcctcacaagtcctcaactggcagcttcattaaatagtacacgcaaaacaccagtctcaaagtcaacagtgaagatgcgagtccgggatgctggccttctaggcaagaacatttctaagtgaccccaaacttttgaacggtagtgttagtAGAGGTATTAGAGAGTATGCATATTAGATCGTGTGTAGAAGATAGCAGGTGGTGTTAATTGAGCTGCATGAGAGAATATGCATAACAGCACAGCAGTACTGATATATCTGTGAGAGAGTAAGTTAattatggctctgtgtgtgtatggagcagtgtgtgtatacaaTGACTGGTTATTCTCTCCAGGAGAGGAAGTAGAGCTGGCCCAGTGCATCGCCACACACCAGTTTACTGGAGCAGTGTGGGTTCACCTCCAAGACCAGAACAGGACCCGCACACACAAACCAACCCACccatacagaaacacagagaaatagtgtaagcacacacacaaagtacttaagtaaaaatactttaaagtactacttaagcagGTTTTTGGGGTATCTTTTTTGCCAActattacttcactacattcataaagaaaataatgtactttttactcaatacattttgccagacacccaaaagtactcgttacattttgacaggaaaatggtccatttcacaacttatcaagagaacatccctggtcatccctactgcctctgatctggcggactcactaaaaacaaatactttgtttgtaaattatgtctgactgTTGGAGTGTTCTCCTGGCTATCcgccaataaataaataaaatagaatgttaccgtctggtttgcttaatataagaaatttgaaatggtttatacttttgatacttaagtacatttgagcaattccatttacttttgatacttaagtatatttaaaaccaaatacttttagacttctcaagtagtatttcactgggtgactttcactttgacTAGAATCATTTTAtattaaaggtatctttacttttactcaagtatgacaattgagtacttttccaccactgcctgtaCAGAGATGCAGATAGATAGTGTAAGCATACATACACAAACAGTACATTACTGTGACTATTCATCCATTCTTTGAGAAATGATTTGAGTGCGTGAAAATTTACGAGTTAGAATAACATACACCTGTTTCTTGGTGTTTCTGTCCCACATTTTGACAGCTCTGTCATGGGACTTCAAGATCACGATCGTGCTGTTGGGGAGTCACAGTACACTGATCCTGTCATTGTGTGTCTAGGGAAAAATCCATCCAAAATAATATTCATCATCATCGAAAAAAAGACATCAGTTTCATCAGAGGAAAAGGGAGAGATCTCACAGGTTTCCTGCTGCTCCAGGAGTTGATGTTTGGTGGCTGGTTGAACCACATATTCCCCTTGGAATCTCCACACACCACCAACTCTGGAGACAGGACACAAATTACAGTGCAGTTAATAAATTATTCATATAACAACTTGTTTACACACGATTCACAATAAGTATCAAAATGTGTATCAGTATGCTGACGGTCACCCTGACACCCCAAACCACAGctctggctgttctgaggccctctcctccctgcctctTGCAGCCATCTCACTACAGTGGACGTCAAATGAATTGCACATCGTTGTGCCTGCAGGCCTGTCGTAGAACATAACGCCTCTGAGCCTGACCccacctctccatccccctgACCCCTACCATTCCACCCTTAacacggtcacaagacgcgggcctcctaattgttcctagaatttctaagcaaacagatggaggcagggctttctcctatagagctccatttttatggaatagtctgcctacccatgtgagagacgcagactcagtctcaacctttacgtctttactgaagacatatctcttcagtaggtcctatgattaagtatagtctggcccaggggtgtgaaggtgaacggaaaggctggagcaacgaaccgcccttgcggtctctgcctggccggtttcccctctttccactgggattctctgcctccacccctattatgggggctaagtcactggcttactggtgttcttccatgccgtccctgggaggggtgcgtcacttgagtgggttgagtcactgacgtggtcttcctgtctgggttggcgcccccccttgggctgtgccgtggcggagatctttgtgggctatactcggccttgtcccagaatggtatgttggtggttggagatatccctccagtggtgtggaggctatgctttggcaaagtgggtggggttatatcctacctgtttggccctgtccgggggtttcatccgatggggccacagtgtctcctgacccctcctgtctcagcctccagtatttatgctgcagtagtttatgtgtcggggggctagggtcagtctgtcacatctggagtatttctctcgtcttttccggtgtcctgtgtgaatttaaatatgctctctctaattctctttctctttctttctttctctctctcggaggacctgagccctaggaccatgcctcaggactacctggcttgatgactccttgctgtccccagttcacctggccgtgctgctgctccagttccaactgttctgcctgcagctatggaaccctgacctgttcaccggacgtgctacctgtcccagacctgctgttttcaactctctagagacagcaggagcggtagagatactctcaaagatcggctatgaaaaagccaactgacacttactcttgtgttactgacttgttgcaccctcgacaactactgattactattatttgacaatgctggtcatttatgaacatttgaacatctaggccatgtgctgttataatctccacccggcacagccagaagaggactggccacccctcatagcctggttcctctctaggtttcttcctaggttttagcctttctagggagtttttcctagccaccgtgcttctacacctgcattgcttgctgtttggggttttaggctgggtttctgtacagcactttgagatatcagctgacgtaagaagggctatataaatacatttgatttgaacacacGGTCACTGTTACTCCTTTCGAGTTTCGGGATGACTGATGTAAGAACAATAAATAAGAAAGAGTAAGAAGGAGATGTAAGACTGTTCCTACCTTGACTCTACACAGGCACAAGCAAGCGATGAAAAAAATCACTACATTTGTTGACTTCCTGCTCTCACTCCATTTTCTCCGCCCCTGTTGATTGGCAAATCAATGAAGAGATAAATCTTTGAAACTACTAATCATATCAATCTATTTCTcttctttatttagccatctacAGCATCTAATGAACCTTGATTCAGATGACCAATTTATACAGTCCCAGTGGTGTCAGTTTAGACAATGTGCACAGTAAGTGTAGTTTCCAGATGTAAAATTGTATAAACATGTATAGCCTATTACACAGATATTTTATTGCCTCGTTTTGAGAAGACACACAGTAACTTAACATTTTGGGGCAGCAGAATATCTTACAAATCGAACTCTGAAAATCAAGTGGAATTGAGTTATTAACCTGACCTGATATGAGACTGTCCCTTGTGGCAAGACGTGACATCCCAGATAGTCAGACACTACCTAGACAATACAGAATAAATGGCTCCTACATATTATTCATCTAAAAGCACAGACTGACTCtttcattaaatacattttattgaataTAATATGGTTTTATGATTTTGTGGTAGAAATATAAAATGTTACTAGATGTAAATAAATAGGTTATTAAAAAAAGTGAGGATCCGTGAACAGTCAAGCAGGAAAACCATTTCACAAATCAATGAGGAGGAAAAGGTTGTCAACATTTCTCAAAATACCTTCTGGACCTAAATTTACATAGAAAGTGTTTCCAAAGCATAATGCAATTATGTTCAATCTGTTCTGAGACTACATTAAACTTGTGTGTGGATCCCCAGGGTATGCAGGTGCCACATATTGAGACACTGCATTCTCTCCTATGTGAGTTCTCTGATGTGACGTCATATTGGAGCGCTGAGTGAAGCATTTCCCACACTGTGTGCACTCGAAGGGCTTCTCCCCACTGTGGACCACAGCATGTCTGATCAAGTTGCACTGCTTGGTGAAACTCCTGCCACACTGTTCGCAGGTGTACGGTTTCTCTCCGGTGTGACTCCGGAGGTGTACTTTGAGCTGGCAGAAACGCTGGAAGCTCTTACCACAGAAGGTGCAGCTGAAACGCCTCTCGGTGGTGCTGCCTGATCTCCACTGAGTCCTCATTCTCTTCACCATGTTAAAACTACTGCGACTCAGGCTGTATCCAGAGAAGGTGGAGGTGGTGGCCATGTTTGACCCTGTCGTGCACTCACTCAATCTCACTGTTGCTTCTGAAGCCCTGTATTGATGCTGCCTTGACTGTAGAGCTAAACTATTTCCTTCCTTATTTGAGTTCAGCATCTCACTGCTCTGTCCCTCTGGCATCTGTTGTCTAGTCTCATCAGCTAATGTCCTGACATGTCTTGTCATGTGTTTTGCTGCACTGAACATGTTagcatgtggtttccatatagAAGAGTGAAGCGATGGCCCTACTTCATCTGTCATAGTAGGAACAGATGGCAGCCCACTATGAGATGGGAAAATTGAGATATTCTGAGAGTACTCTTCTGCGGAATGAAAGGAGAAATCTGGGTGGCAGACAGGGTCAGTGTCTCTGCCTGGATCCACAGAGGTCCACAGCTGCCCATCAGACTCATCCATAACAAACTGGTCAGGACCTGCCAGGGTCGTGGTCTGATCcagctcctcctctttcaccatcACTAGGTCTAGTGAGTCCTCATCTGGCCGGTGCTGCTCTGTGCTGAACACCTCTGTAGACGTGAGCTGGGGTGTGCCTGGTTCCTCTGGACGATCAGAATTGGGGTAATGTTCCACTGAGTCTCTGGGAGATATATTGGGTTGTGTGATGAAGTCCTCATCACAGTGCCGTTGCTCAAAGGATGGTggtttcccaggctttgaaccagACTCTAAAGATTTGGGGATAAACATAAAATAAACATTACAAAAGACCCTTAACAGCAAAACATGACTGCTTTAGAACTGACTGTGTGTACGTGCGCTACATATGCCAGAACATAAAACACCAATGCAGCAATTTGGAAAGTGCATACCACCATACCCACACAGTcttccatagacagacagagcagtGCCCCTTATGGTCACACCCACCCTCTCCAGTGATCCTGAGCTCTTCCTGAGGGTCAGTCTTCCACACATCCTCTGCAGTCTCCTCATCTTTGATCAGTATGGGTTCAGTCTCCACTCTCTGCTCCACATCTGTAGGCTGTAACAGGGACTGAGGTTATTACTCTGGACACACACCATATCTAACCCTTTTCATACTCATGAATCACACAAAAGCGATAAAATCTCCTGATAATCCAATATCAGAATTGATCCAAGAGGCCAGTCAGGTCTCTGTCATTGTAAAAGGTGATGTATCACACCTGGGGTTGAGAGTCCTCTTCAACAGTCAGCTCTTCTTCTCTGCACTGTGAGTTACTCCTCTGCTTGTTCAAAACAATCTTGACTGGATATGAAGATCTCTCTGATGCCATGGAGTAAAAACCTAGAAAATAATTGTATTCAGTCAAATATTAGAGCTATTCACAAATTTGGGTTTCCCATATGCAATCAATTAACTAGCCTGGAGACCCAATGTTGAATTTCATAGACATTTCATAGAAATAGAGCAGGAAAGTTCTCTCACgacctctacaagccagaatgttaaataaaacaatagTTTAACTTACTTTACTGGTTGTCGGTGTATTTGTTCCTTTTGCAggtacattacatgaccaaaagtatgtggacacctgctcgtcgaacatctcattccaaaataatggttattaatatggagttggtcccccttggctgctacaacagcctccactcttctgggaaggctttccactagatgttggaacattgctgcaaggacttgcttccattcagccacaagaacatttgTGATATTCGGACACAAGGCCTGGCTCGCAGAtggcgttctaattcatcccaaagttgttcgatggggttgaggtcagggctctgatcTCCGAtctcaaaccatttctgtatggacctccctttgtgcacaggggcattgtcattctgaaacagaaaagggccttccccaaactgttggaaacacagaatcatctagaatgtcattgtatgctgtagcgttaagatttcccttcactggaactaaggggcctagccgaaccatgaaaaacagccccagataattattcctcctccaccaaactttacagttggcactatgcattcaggcaggtagcgttctcctggcatccgtcaaactgctagatggtgaagcgtgagtcatcactccagagaacacatatccattgctccagagtccaatggtggcgagcttcacgccactccagccgacgcttggcattgcgcatggtgatcttaggcttgtgtgtggctgctcggccatggaaactaatttcatgatactcccgacgaacagttcttgtgctaacgttgcttccagaggcagttttgaactcggtagtgagtgttgcaactgagggcagacgatttttacgcgatGCTCGCTTCAGCACTCCGCAGTCCtgatctgtgagcttgtgtggtctactgCTTGGCggcacttcacaataacagcacttagttgaccggcgcagctctagcaaggcagaaatttgatgagttgacttgttggaaaagtggcatcctatggaGGGTGATATGTTGAAAGTCACCAAGCttttcattaaggccattctacttgccaatgtttgtctatggagattgcatggctgggtgctcaattttatagacctgtcagcaacaggtgtggctgaaatagctgaatccactaatttgaaggggtgcccacatactgttgtatatatagtgtaggaatgtgagacaatatatcccacaggaaagtataattacacttttcaaatccaatcaacgggacctgaaaaactgtaatatcctatgtttctcagagtcgtggctgaacgaggacatggacataaactcagcaaaaaaagaaacatcctctcactgtcaactgagtttattttcagcaaacttaacatgtgtaaatatttgtatgaacataagattcaacaactgagacaaactgaacaagttccacagacatatgactaacagaaatggaataatgtgtccctgaacaaagggggggggggggtcaaaatcaaaagtaacagtcagtatctggtgtggccaccagctgcattaagtactgcagtgcatctcctgctcatggactgcaccagatttgccagttcttgctgtgagatgataccccactcttccacc comes from the Salmo trutta chromosome 21, fSalTru1.1, whole genome shotgun sequence genome and includes:
- the LOC115157271 gene encoding zinc finger protein 333-like produces the protein MASCNFQAQLVSILEVLAKAAVAEINNRVDDSCAVIRLEMTQSQRDIDVLKRKWQMMESELKKTRGRKGFYSMASERSSYPVKIVLNKQRSNSQCREEELTVEEDSQPQPTDVEQRVETEPILIKDEETAEDVWKTDPQEELRITGEESGSKPGKPPSFEQRHCDEDFITQPNISPRDSVEHYPNSDRPEEPGTPQLTSTEVFSTEQHRPDEDSLDLVMVKEEELDQTTTLAGPDQFVMDESDGQLWTSVDPGRDTDPVCHPDFSFHSAEEYSQNISIFPSHSGLPSVPTMTDEVGPSLHSSIWKPHANMFSAAKHMTRHVRTLADETRQQMPEGQSSEMLNSNKEGNSLALQSRQHQYRASEATVRLSECTTGSNMATTSTFSGYSLSRSSFNMVKRMRTQWRSGSTTERRFSCTFCGKSFQRFCQLKVHLRSHTGEKPYTCEQCGRSFTKQCNLIRHAVVHSGEKPFECTQCGKCFTQRSNMTSHQRTHIGENAVSQYVAPAYPGDPHTSLM